The Musa acuminata AAA Group cultivar baxijiao chromosome BXJ1-8, Cavendish_Baxijiao_AAA, whole genome shotgun sequence genomic sequence ATCGAAGAGGATGTTGTTGCTGGGATGCCCTCATCAAAGAACTTGGTCAGGTACTACGTGAACAGCGAATCAGAAGCCGATGCCAGTGCTTAATTTGAAGTGGCCCCGTATAGGACCGCCTATGTTGTTGTTATGTCAAACCCTAAAACTTGTTTGATGGCAAAATACTAAACTTGTTAGATGCTTATGTTAGTACCCCTTGTTGACTTATCTTCATCCTCATCCGCTAAAGCCAGGATAAGCTTCTGGTTTGAAAAAATATCTCAGGACATTTCGACATGGACAGTATCTTCTTAGCATCTAGCACACTCTTCTTTTTCATTTCAGATAATAATCGACGGATGGGAGTATTTAGGTTAAGAAGGATGGGGAAATAATCTATTAGATTCTAATAGATCAGATGGATCAGCAACCGAAGAAAGGGCAGGGGGGTCAACAATAGATCAAAGTTGAATTTAGGATAATTTACCTGGATTATTTGCGCACAGCTTCTCATTTCGCTGTGAAGTTGGGGATTGTTTCTTCTTGGGACAAACAAATGACCTCAGAAGCAAGCACGCCCTGAAGAATACGCTAGgatagcagcagcaacagcagcaagcAGTTCTCGAGCGCTCTCACCGTTTATGCCTGTATGAGACAGCAAAGAGGCCAAGTTCATGCAGATGCCACCACAATAAACAGCAGTTGACGGAGCAAGAGAGTCCGGAAATGGCTCACAGATGTCAGCTCTGCACTGGTGCCATATCAACAGTCTGATGATAGATGAAAGCAGCCTGACAAAACAATGAACACGGTAAGCGACAACCCGAGTGAATCACGTGACAAGAAACGATGAATTAATTTATTCGTAGCCTTCAAATACCTTTCTTTGTAGGAGGCAACACATACCTGAGCAACGAACACCTGGCACTACAAGAAACAAACAAGCTATTTTGATCTTTGGCTCATTATCTAAACTGAAAACATAAGAAAATTACACACGGACATCCACATGACTCGATCTCGATCAACCAGCACCAAACTGacgtgaatgaaaaagatgtacaTCACTCACGAACCCTGATTAGCTTTCGATCAAGAAGAGTTACAGCACTAGTTTGACTGAAGTAATCGGAGTCTGCATATTCCAGCTTTGCAATACATCGAAGCACAGTCCTGATCAAGACTTCCTCATTTGATAGCCCCCAAGTCTCAGCATTTGATCGATTAAGCACTAAAAAAAAATCACTGAAGATTATCTTTTACTTGAGTCATCAACTGCAGGAACCTTGGCAGGGTAATTTGAAAATTCAGTTGCAGCTAATATTGAAAAATCATATGGTTGTGCTGAAGCAGCAGCACTGTCTTTGAGCAATGAAGATTTGATCACTTCCAAGTCTGCTTGGTCTTGCGGTGTGGTTGACCTCACCGGGCTACTCGAACCTGATGTGGAGACACCAGACAACCGTGTATCATCTAACTTCCCTGCATACATGTGTTTGTTCTTTCTCACAGCATCCATCTCCTGCCCGGTTGGCACAAATGTCCGTGATCGATACTTTCTTGCTCGCTCATCACCATCATTGTTGTTGTACAGTACATAATCATGATAAGTAGGGGCAAACTGTGTCAAGATACACACACCGAATAGAATATTAACAAAAGAttgcctaatatatatatatatatatatatatgctacttTGATTCAACACAAAATGAATTAATTTACAAGGAAAGTCACCTGATGAACCGTGTCATGGTAGAAATCATTGAACTTCAGAGCATGAAAAAGGCTTCCCCTTAAACCACCAGATGCACCAATGTTGGCGCCTGCATATTCCTTGTATGGAAATGCATACAGGTGGCCAACAGCTGCTGCAAGCATCTCAACACACAACACAAAGTTCTGAAGATCAGCAGCTTCTTCTGCATTCTTTATCAAGTTGGACTTGGCTGCGAGAAAAACCAACACACCCTGCATGAAAGGTAGGTAAAATGCTGTTGTCAAGAAGGAAGACCATATGACAAGCAAACATGTGTTGTCCACAAGTAGCCCTATATACTAAACCCTAAAGGTTCGTTCATTAATTATGCCAGAGAAAAGGCCAGCATTGCTATCCAAACAAATATGTTAGAGaatttcaaaccaatcaaacaatAAACTTAGGTTAACACCAAGGTAAACCCCAAGTACCTGCCAATATGTGAGGAAGACGACAGATTTGATTATAATGAACTTTGGAACTGGGTTGAAAGGCTGGAGTAAATCTTTGCATGCTACATAGaacaaagcaagagcatacaatgcCATGGAATATGATATAGTATAGATTATTGTGATGTAAAGATAGGCTTGGTCCACGCTGAAATTTCCATCTTCATATTTCCCTTTTGCATATAATATGAAGGTAATCACAACTAGAATAGGCTTCAGGATCACAAATTGCAAACCGCCTTGCTTGCACCTTCTTATAAAACGTCTGTAAACAACAAGAATGTTCAAGAATGAATTACTGAAGAAAATTGAATTCACTTGTGACAATTTTACACAAGTCTCACTTGCTATGTAGCATAAACTTCAAAAATCATCAACAAGGATAAAGAGTCTCAGAGAACGGACCCATCAAGAGGAATGGAAGGAAAACAGCACGTCATTAGGTACCATGATGGCTTCAGAGATCGTCCACTTAAACTCAAGACCACTGCACCTGGACCTCCCACCCAAGCCAAGCAGAGCGAAAGGAAGTTATAAATGACCCAAGCCTCATAGCTGAAACAGTTATGTATTATCAGAATAGCTGATGCACAAACTTGTAAAAACGGTTTTGGTCATCAAGTCCTATCTGTACTATAATGCCTTAGAGCGAAAAGTTCTTGCATCCAAGAATTTCAAGTCGAATATCAAAATAAGtaagcacaatatataaaattataacattccttttttaataacaaaaatcatgatgacccctttttttttcttgtatagGACAATTTGACCTTAACAGAGTCGGAGACCACAAAAGGATACAATCTTGGTTTTATAGGAGGAAGCAGAACcgcagggaaaagaattatacagCAGAAACAAGAAAAGAATCGAGATTTATTAGATCTGTTCTTCAAAAATCAATCTCATCCACAAAGGAATGTGATTTTGTGATTCCAAGTAGAATCAGGAAATCAAAATAGTAGGCGAAGGGTAGAAGTAAAACTACCCAACGTACAGATCAGCAAAGTATGCCATAGAAGTATATGTTTGTTAGACCATAATAGATTGAGCATATAAAAGGAAACAAGGATGTTGTAGTCTTGTAGACAATGGCAGCTCACTGCTTACTCATGAAGTAACATATCTGAGCTTCTTGCTCTTTCGCCCAGACCAAAAACTAAAACTCGCATTGATATAACTGTCAGTTCTAGGTTACCAAAAATGTAACAGTGATATCTgtgatacataataatatttcAAAAGCACAATGTAGGTTACAACAAACTGAATTAAGGGAGGCAGATTGAAAAGGGAATTGAAAACATATCCAAATAATCAGGAATCACAGATTCTTTTTATAGCACTCTGCAACTAAATTCAGCTGCAGGCTTGCAGAAAGACAAAAGCTGCTCATGGCCTATATCCTTCAAACCAAATATCGCATTCCAGTATTTTCATACACAACAAACTGGGTGAAAATAgacatgttcaattacatgaactTCTAGAAGACATAACAAATATACGAGGGTCAATCTGCTTGAGAAACTTTGATAGatttaataaaaagaaaatgaaatgtgGTATATAATTCAAATTTTGATTATTACGATGCTATCGATTAGCTTGAGAATGGTGATATTTCATATGACATTCATCTCAACCATGTAAGGGATTCTTTATGCTCGTAACAAATGATGACTTAAGTTCAGCAAGAAGCAACCAAGCTCCTAATTCGAACTCCATTTGCAACAGTCCAACAACCTCACCACATAGAATCAGATTTGCAGTTATCAGTACCACCAAGCCAAAAACGTGAAAAAGAGTTTATTTTCTTTCAAAACTTCCTCTTATTCTCTTCCTACACTTTCTGTACACAGATCAGCATCTTCAGTGCTAAAAGCTACAGTATCACTCCCAGTTTAACCATAAACTGCAGTTTCAATTGCCAAGTTAACTTCTTTTTCATTTCAATAGTTCATTGAAAGAACCTCACTCATGAGCTTTACACGAACTATCAATTTCCAAAAGTATGAGGTAAGGTTCAAAACTCCAGAAAAGGATAAGCTGAAAAAGAAAAGATGTGTTCAGTTTTAAGGAAGAGACGCTACATCCTCCTCTTACTCTCCTGAATCCTTTTGCCATCACAACAAACTTTAACCACATAAGAAATCTCCAGTATTTCATTAAAACAAACTCACTCACTAGCAATACAGTAACCATCAAATTCCAAAAGTATGAGGTAAGATTCAAAACTCCAGAAAAAAAGGGATAAGctgaaaaagaaaagatatatgTTCAGTTAGATGCTCCATCCTCCTCTTAGTCTCCTAAATCCTTTTTCCATCACATCAAACTATACACACATAAAAACTCTCAAACAGTGACAACTTATAAACTTGATCATGCCTTGTGTCACGATCCAGCCCAAGAGATGTGATCCATTAATTTTCTTGAGCTCAAACCATTAACTTTGTTGAGTACAAACCATTAACTCGAAATGATTAAGCCAAGTAATAATAATACATTCATCAAACCCTTCCATATTTTTATCTACTTCAGATATAAGACTAAATCAGGGTGTTACAATTCCCTCCTCCTTCACCTCTATCAAATCCTAGCATGATGCTTGTGAAGTCAAATCCAATGGATAGCCCTTTCTTATTCGAGTCCATCACCATGTCCAATTATGCTCTCGTATCATTTGTCATTATCCAACCGATGAGATAActgatcaattaattttattgacTCCAAACAATTGATCCAAAATAATTAAGCCCAAGTTAATATTAGTACACCATTAGATTCTCCTAAATCTttgtccacttccgatgtgaACTAAATAAAGTGTTATCGATAGCTTACTCTTAGAGCAAAATATTTTCCCTCGATTCAGTCAAAAAGAAACTTAAGCTTTTcttggagaagagaagaaaatgaatACTTCTCAAATATCTTCCTAGTTCCTAGTTCCTACTTCCTACACAATCTCATGTAATTAGAGATAACATACATTGAAACATCAAGCACCTCAAAGAACCTCAAGTTGTTAAAAAGAGATTTGAACAGAGTATTAAGCTATATTAGTGGTAGACAGTTTTGGATAACTACTACATACAAATACTGGTCTTCTCCATACATCCTGTGAATTGGTGCATGCCACTGATATATGTTAAGACTAAGAATAAAACTGTAGTAACACTGCAGTGTTGACTATTCTTGATCAAGACATTTAGAATGACAATGATGACAAACATACTTACACTTCTCGAATAGAATTAAAATATATTGAACGATCATTAAGGACGAGAGACAAGAATGACATAAGTGCATAGACCTGCCAAAAAAAGGTATGAGCTGATCAGACAGATAATTATTGAATTAGTACAATCAATAGAATCCATATATTGGTACAATTACGCAATAATACATATATCAGAATCCATAACTCAGTGCACAGGATATCTCAAGCACCACCAAATGTCACCCAATTCtttttcatttatcttttttttttaagaaagttACTGAATCATGTCAGCTACCTTAATTCTCCAAAATTATTTTTGTCAATGTGTAGATGCATAATTTGAGGCACCTTTTATTCATTGGTCATGGCAATATGAACGAGGTACATAAGCCAAAATAGGGGAAAAAAGAAACTTATAACCCAGTGCATCATGATACaacatcatcatgcatattttCTAAATAAAGTAGCTTGCACAGGTTTCAATTGAAGCATGACTATTCAA encodes the following:
- the LOC103993718 gene encoding uncharacterized protein LOC103993718 gives rise to the protein MAPILFVIIAFPCTVGAIALAVLHIYRHLLNYTEPTYQRYIVRIIFMVPVYALMSFLSLVLNDRSIYFNSIREVYEAWVIYNFLSLCLAWVGGPGAVVLSLSGRSLKPSWYLMTCCFPSIPLDGRFIRRCKQGGLQFVILKPILVVITFILYAKGKYEDGNFSVDQAYLYITIIYTISYSMALYALALFYVACKDLLQPFNPVPKFIIIKSVVFLTYWQGVLVFLAAKSNLIKNAEEAADLQNFVLCVEMLAAAVGHLYAFPYKEYAGANIGASGGLRGSLFHALKFNDFYHDTVHQFAPTYHDYVLYNNNDGDERARKYRSRTFVPTGQEMDAVRKNKHMYAGKLDDTRLSGVSTSGSSSPVRSTTPQDQADLEVIKSSLLKDSAAASAQPYDFSILAATEFSNYPAKVPAVDDSSKR